In Eublepharis macularius isolate TG4126 chromosome 4, MPM_Emac_v1.0, whole genome shotgun sequence, the following are encoded in one genomic region:
- the LOC129328453 gene encoding zinc finger protein 501-like isoform X3: MEENYQTVASLVADRRETPSEKEPGRVVVETEEDLHAEVTSGDQWVPDRQRRWKVGAKQKRTKGLVACQSRKMQEASTEDEMQMRKRRQKGPGMEKKYKFSQKKYHNVTTRGERYTSWECGKGFSETGPLRANQWIHTGEKQYKSLECGKNFSHDGSLTARQRIHAGEKPYKCLECGKSFFRRCHLTVHQRIHTGERPYKCLECGKSFSQFGTLTAHQRIHTREKPYICLECGKSFSQLSSLSSHQSIHTGEKPYKCLECGKTFSHNGSLTEHQRIHTGEKPYKCLECGKSFSQLSSLTVHQRIHTGEKPYKCLECGKNFSHSGGLTAHQRIHTGEKPYKCFKCEKSFSQHRHLTEYQWIHTGEKPYKCLECGKSFSRNSSLTVHQKIHTGEKPYKCLECGKSFSRNGRLTVHQRIHAGEKPYKCLECGKNFFHNGSLTVHQRIHSGEKPYKCLECGKSFSQNYRLTVHRKIHSRKKS; this comes from the exons ATGGAGGAAAATTACCAGACCGTGGCCTCCCTTG TTGCAGATAGAAGAGAGACGCCAAGTGAGAAGGAACCAGGAAGAGTGGTTGTGGAAACAGAGGAAGACCTGCATGCAGAAGTgacgtctggagatcagtgggtacCAGATAGACAACGCAGATGGAAAGTGGGAGCAAAGCAAAAGCGGACAAAAGGATTGGTTGCTTGTCAGAGCAGAAAAATGCAGGAGGCCTCAACTGAAGATGAAATGCAGAtgagaaagagaaggcagaaaggtcCTGGAATGGAGAAAAAGTACAAATTCAGTCAGAAAAAATATCATAACGTTACAACACGGGGAGAAAGATATACATCTTGGGAGTGTGGAAAGGGCTTTTCAGAGACTGGTCCCTTAAGAGCAAATCAGtggattcacacaggagaaaagcAATATAAAAGCTTGGAGTGTGGTAAGAATTTTTCTCACGATGGCAGTTTAACTGCACGTCAAAGGATCCAcgcaggggagaaaccatataaatgcttggagtgtggaaagagctttttccGCAGATGCCATCTAACtgttcatcaaaggattcacacgggGGAACggccgtataaatgcttggagtgtggaaagagcttttctcagttTGGGACcctaactgcacatcaaaggattcacacaagggagaagccatatatatgtttggagtgtggaaagagcttttctcagctTAGCAGCCTATCTTCGCATCAAAgcattcacacaggggagaagccatataaatgcttggagtgtggaaagacctTTTCTCATAATGGCAGCCTAACtgagcatcaaaggattcacacaggggagaagccatataaatgcttggagtgtggaaagagcttttctcagctTAGCAGCCTAActgtgcatcaaaggattcacacaggggagaagccatataaatgcttggagtgtggaaagaacttttCTCACAGTGGCGGCCTAACtgctcatcaaaggattcacacaggggagaagccatataaatgcttcaaGTGTGAGAAGAGCTTTTCTCAGCATAGGCACCTAACTGAGTATCAatggattcacacaggggagaagccatataaatgcttggagtgtgggaaaagcttctctAGGAATAGCAGTCTAACTGTGCATCAAAAgatacacacaggggagaagccatataaatgcttggagtgtggaaagagcttttctcgaaATGGCAGACTAACTGTGCATCAAAGAATTCAcgcaggggagaagccatataaatgtttggaatgtggaaagaactTTTTTCACAATGGCAGCCTAACTgtgcatcaaagaattcactcaggggagaagccatataaatgcttggaatgtggaaagagtttttctCAGAATTACCGCTTAACTGTGCATCGAAAGATTCACTCAAGGAAGAAGTCATAG
- the LOC129328453 gene encoding zinc finger protein 420-like isoform X2, translated as MEFRGASPLPPLPWPGGDFGLGAPAGKSSPVSFEEVAVFFTEEEWDLLDPGQRKLYWEVMEENYQTLASLDRREMPSEKEPGRVTVEREEDLHTEVKSGNQLVQDRQCRWKMEVTQKQWKGLVACQSRKMQEAPVQDETQMRTRRQKGPVMEEKFSCKFSLKKYQKVKTQQKRHKCLECGKSFYYNSSLKAHQRIHTREKPYKCLECGKRFSETGTLTKHQRIHTGEKPYKCLECGKSFSYSSSLTKHQRIHTGGKLYKCLVCGKSFYFNSSLKAHQRIHTGEKPFKCLECGKSFSQNGSLTAHQRIHTGEKPYKCLECGKSFYCNSTLKAHQRIHTGEKPYKCLECGKTFSRNGFLTAHQRIHTGEKPYKCLECGKSFSCSSSLTKHQRVHTGEKPYKCLECGKSFSCSSSLTKHQRIHTGEKPYKCLECGKSFCRNGYLTEHQRIHTGEKPYKCLECGKSFSQRGSLTLHRKIHTGEKPYKCLECGKSFSDTSTLTVHQRIHMGEKLYKCLECGRSFSQNHYLIAHQRIHTGGKPYKCLECGKSFSETSNLIKYQRIYTGEKLYKCLECEKSFSQNGHLTDPQRIHTREKPFKCLQCEKSFSYNSSLTVHQRSHTGEKPYKCLECGKSFSRSGLLTVHQRIHTGEKPYKCLECGKSFSRSDNLTAHQRIHTGEKPYKCLECGKSFSRSGLLTVHQRICTGEKPYKCSECEKSFSSNNSLTEHQRIHTGEKPYKCLECGKSFSWNYRLAAHQRVHTGEKPYKCLECGKSFSQNGLLSEHQKIHLGGGYGYY; from the exons CCCCTGTGTCCTTTGAGGAGGTGGCCGTGTTCTTCACGGAGGAGGAATGGGATctgctggatccaggccaaagaaaactctactgggaGGTGATGGAGGAAAATTACCAGACCCTGGCCTCCCTGG ATAGGAGAGAGATGCCAAGTGAGAAGGAACCAGGAAGAGTTACTGTGGAAAGGGAGGAAGACCTTCATACGGAAGTgaaatctggaaatcagttggtaCAAGATAGGCAATGCAGATGGAAAATGGAAGTGACGCAGAAGCAGTGGAAGGGATTGGTTGCCTGTCAGagcaggaagatgcaggaggcCCCAGTCCAAGATGAAACGCAGATGAGAACGAGGAGGCAGAAGGGTCCCGTGATGGAGGAAAAGTTCAGCTGCAAATTCAGTCTGAAAAAATATCAGAAAGttaaaacacagcaaaaaagacataaatgcttggagtgtggaaagagcttttacTACAATAGCAGCCTAAAagcacatcaaaggattcacacaagggagaagccgtataaatgcttggagtgtggaaagcgCTTCTCTGAGACTGGTACCCTAACtaaacatcaaagaattcacactggggagaagccatataaatgtttggagtgtggaaagagcttctcttacAGTAGTTCCTTAACtaaacatcaaagaattcacacagggggaAAGCTgtataaatgcttggtgtgtggaaagagcttttacTTCAATAGCAGCCTAAAagcacatcaaaggattcacacaggggagaaaccgtttaaatgcttggagtgtggaaagagcttttctcagaatggcagcctaactgcacatcaaaggattcacacaggggagaagccatataaatgcttggagtgtggaaagagcttttacTGCAATAGCACCCTAAAagcacatcaaaggattcacactggggagaagccgtataaatgtttggagtgtggaaagacttTTTCTCGGAATGGCTTCCTAACGgcgcatcaaagaattcacacaggggagaagccatataaatgcttggagtgtggaaagagcttctcttgcAGTAGTTCCCTAACTAAACATCAAAGGGTTCACACTggagaaaagccatataaatgtctggagtgtggaaagagcttctcttgcAGTAGTTCCCTAACtaaacatcaaaggattcacacaggggaaaagccatataaatgcttggagtgtggaaagagcttttgccGTAATGGCTACCTAACtgagcatcaaaggattcacacaggggagaaaccatataaatgcttggagtgtggaaagagcttttctcagcgTGGCAGCCTAACTCTGCATCGAAagattcacacaggtgagaagccatataaatgcttggagtgtggaaagagcttttctgacACTAGTACACTAActgtgcatcaaaggattcatatgggagaaaagctgtataaatgcttggaatgtggaaggAGTTTTTCTCAGAATCACTACTTAAttgcacatcaaaggattcacacaggggggaagccatataaatgtttggagtgtggaaagagcttctctgagaCTAGTAACCTCATTAAATATCAAAGAATTTACACGGGGGAGAAgctgtataaatgcttggagtgtgaaaAGAGTTTTTCTCAAAATGGTCACCTAACTGATCCTCAAAGGATTCATACAAgggagaagccatttaaatgcttGCAATGTGAAAAGAGCTTCTCCTACAATAGTAGTTTAACTGTGCATCAAAGGAgtcacacaggggaaaagccatataaatgcttggagtgtggaaagagcttttctcggaGTGGCCTCCTAACTgtgcatcaaagaattcacacaggggagaagccctataaatgcttggagtgtggaaagagcttttctcgcaGTGATAATCTAACTgcgcatcaaagaattcacacaggagagaagccatataaatgcttggagtgtggaaagagcttttctagGAGTGGCCTCCTAACTGTGCATCAAAGAATttgcacaggggagaagccatataaatgctcagagtgtgaaaAGAGCTTTTCCTCCAATAACAGCCTAACtgagcatcaaaggattcacacaggggagaagccatataaatgcttggagtgtggaaagagcttctcttggAATTATCGCTTAGCTGCGCATCaaagggttcacacaggggagaagccatataaatgtttggagtgtggtaAGAGCTTTTCACAGAATGGCCTCCTATCTGAGCATCAAAAGATTCACTTGGGGGGTGGATATGGTTATTACTGA
- the LOC129328453 gene encoding zinc finger protein 420-like isoform X1, whose amino-acid sequence MEFRGASPLPPLPWPGGDFGLGAPAGKSSPVSFEEVAVFFTEEEWDLLDPGQRKLYWEVMEENYQTLASLVADRREMPSEKEPGRVTVEREEDLHTEVKSGNQLVQDRQCRWKMEVTQKQWKGLVACQSRKMQEAPVQDETQMRTRRQKGPVMEEKFSCKFSLKKYQKVKTQQKRHKCLECGKSFYYNSSLKAHQRIHTREKPYKCLECGKRFSETGTLTKHQRIHTGEKPYKCLECGKSFSYSSSLTKHQRIHTGGKLYKCLVCGKSFYFNSSLKAHQRIHTGEKPFKCLECGKSFSQNGSLTAHQRIHTGEKPYKCLECGKSFYCNSTLKAHQRIHTGEKPYKCLECGKTFSRNGFLTAHQRIHTGEKPYKCLECGKSFSCSSSLTKHQRVHTGEKPYKCLECGKSFSCSSSLTKHQRIHTGEKPYKCLECGKSFCRNGYLTEHQRIHTGEKPYKCLECGKSFSQRGSLTLHRKIHTGEKPYKCLECGKSFSDTSTLTVHQRIHMGEKLYKCLECGRSFSQNHYLIAHQRIHTGGKPYKCLECGKSFSETSNLIKYQRIYTGEKLYKCLECEKSFSQNGHLTDPQRIHTREKPFKCLQCEKSFSYNSSLTVHQRSHTGEKPYKCLECGKSFSRSGLLTVHQRIHTGEKPYKCLECGKSFSRSDNLTAHQRIHTGEKPYKCLECGKSFSRSGLLTVHQRICTGEKPYKCSECEKSFSSNNSLTEHQRIHTGEKPYKCLECGKSFSWNYRLAAHQRVHTGEKPYKCLECGKSFSQNGLLSEHQKIHLGGEKPYKCLECGKSFFRRCHLTVHQRIHTGERPYKCLECGKSFSQFGTLTAHQRIHTREKPYICLECGKSFSQLSSLSSHQSIHTGEKPYKCLECGKTFSHNGSLTEHQRIHTGEKPYKCLECGKSFSQLSSLTVHQRIHTGEKPYKCLECGKNFSHSGGLTAHQRIHTGEKPYKCFKCEKSFSQHRHLTEYQWIHTGEKPYKCLECGKSFSRNSSLTVHQKIHTGEKPYKCLECGKSFSRNGRLTVHQRIHAGEKPYKCLECGKNFFHNGSLTVHQRIHSGEKPYKCLECGKSFSQNYRLTVHRKIHSRKKS is encoded by the exons CCCCTGTGTCCTTTGAGGAGGTGGCCGTGTTCTTCACGGAGGAGGAATGGGATctgctggatccaggccaaagaaaactctactgggaGGTGATGGAGGAAAATTACCAGACCCTGGCCTCCCTGG tTGCAGATAGGAGAGAGATGCCAAGTGAGAAGGAACCAGGAAGAGTTACTGTGGAAAGGGAGGAAGACCTTCATACGGAAGTgaaatctggaaatcagttggtaCAAGATAGGCAATGCAGATGGAAAATGGAAGTGACGCAGAAGCAGTGGAAGGGATTGGTTGCCTGTCAGagcaggaagatgcaggaggcCCCAGTCCAAGATGAAACGCAGATGAGAACGAGGAGGCAGAAGGGTCCCGTGATGGAGGAAAAGTTCAGCTGCAAATTCAGTCTGAAAAAATATCAGAAAGttaaaacacagcaaaaaagacataaatgcttggagtgtggaaagagcttttacTACAATAGCAGCCTAAAagcacatcaaaggattcacacaagggagaagccgtataaatgcttggagtgtggaaagcgCTTCTCTGAGACTGGTACCCTAACtaaacatcaaagaattcacactggggagaagccatataaatgtttggagtgtggaaagagcttctcttacAGTAGTTCCTTAACtaaacatcaaagaattcacacagggggaAAGCTgtataaatgcttggtgtgtggaaagagcttttacTTCAATAGCAGCCTAAAagcacatcaaaggattcacacaggggagaaaccgtttaaatgcttggagtgtggaaagagcttttctcagaatggcagcctaactgcacatcaaaggattcacacaggggagaagccatataaatgcttggagtgtggaaagagcttttacTGCAATAGCACCCTAAAagcacatcaaaggattcacactggggagaagccgtataaatgtttggagtgtggaaagacttTTTCTCGGAATGGCTTCCTAACGgcgcatcaaagaattcacacaggggagaagccatataaatgcttggagtgtggaaagagcttctcttgcAGTAGTTCCCTAACTAAACATCAAAGGGTTCACACTggagaaaagccatataaatgtctggagtgtggaaagagcttctcttgcAGTAGTTCCCTAACtaaacatcaaaggattcacacaggggaaaagccatataaatgcttggagtgtggaaagagcttttgccGTAATGGCTACCTAACtgagcatcaaaggattcacacaggggagaaaccatataaatgcttggagtgtggaaagagcttttctcagcgTGGCAGCCTAACTCTGCATCGAAagattcacacaggtgagaagccatataaatgcttggagtgtggaaagagcttttctgacACTAGTACACTAActgtgcatcaaaggattcatatgggagaaaagctgtataaatgcttggaatgtggaaggAGTTTTTCTCAGAATCACTACTTAAttgcacatcaaaggattcacacaggggggaagccatataaatgtttggagtgtggaaagagcttctctgagaCTAGTAACCTCATTAAATATCAAAGAATTTACACGGGGGAGAAgctgtataaatgcttggagtgtgaaaAGAGTTTTTCTCAAAATGGTCACCTAACTGATCCTCAAAGGATTCATACAAgggagaagccatttaaatgcttGCAATGTGAAAAGAGCTTCTCCTACAATAGTAGTTTAACTGTGCATCAAAGGAgtcacacaggggaaaagccatataaatgcttggagtgtggaaagagcttttctcggaGTGGCCTCCTAACTgtgcatcaaagaattcacacaggggagaagccctataaatgcttggagtgtggaaagagcttttctcgcaGTGATAATCTAACTgcgcatcaaagaattcacacaggagagaagccatataaatgcttggagtgtggaaagagcttttctagGAGTGGCCTCCTAACTGTGCATCAAAGAATttgcacaggggagaagccatataaatgctcagagtgtgaaaAGAGCTTTTCCTCCAATAACAGCCTAACtgagcatcaaaggattcacacaggggagaagccatataaatgcttggagtgtggaaagagcttctcttggAATTATCGCTTAGCTGCGCATCaaagggttcacacaggggagaagccatataaatgtttggagtgtggtaAGAGCTTTTCACAGAATGGCCTCCTATCTGAGCATCAAAAGATTCACTTGGGGG gggagaaaccatataaatgcttggagtgtggaaagagctttttccGCAGATGCCATCTAACtgttcatcaaaggattcacacgggGGAACggccgtataaatgcttggagtgtggaaagagcttttctcagttTGGGACcctaactgcacatcaaaggattcacacaagggagaagccatatatatgtttggagtgtggaaagagcttttctcagctTAGCAGCCTATCTTCGCATCAAAgcattcacacaggggagaagccatataaatgcttggagtgtggaaagacctTTTCTCATAATGGCAGCCTAACtgagcatcaaaggattcacacaggggagaagccatataaatgcttggagtgtggaaagagcttttctcagctTAGCAGCCTAActgtgcatcaaaggattcacacaggggagaagccatataaatgcttggagtgtggaaagaacttttCTCACAGTGGCGGCCTAACtgctcatcaaaggattcacacaggggagaagccatataaatgcttcaaGTGTGAGAAGAGCTTTTCTCAGCATAGGCACCTAACTGAGTATCAatggattcacacaggggagaagccatataaatgcttggagtgtgggaaaagcttctctAGGAATAGCAGTCTAACTGTGCATCAAAAgatacacacaggggagaagccatataaatgcttggagtgtggaaagagcttttctcgaaATGGCAGACTAACTGTGCATCAAAGAATTCAcgcaggggagaagccatataaatgtttggaatgtggaaagaactTTTTTCACAATGGCAGCCTAACTgtgcatcaaagaattcactcaggggagaagccatataaatgcttggaatgtggaaagagtttttctCAGAATTACCGCTTAACTGTGCATCGAAAGATTCACTCAAGGAAGAAGTCATAG